A stretch of the Pelmatolapia mariae isolate MD_Pm_ZW linkage group LG23, Pm_UMD_F_2, whole genome shotgun sequence genome encodes the following:
- the LOC134620835 gene encoding gap junction beta-2 protein-like, with protein sequence MSWPALYTQLVGANRHATSLGKIWLSVLFIFRVMVLVVAAESVWGDEQSDFTCNTLQPGCENVCYDQFFPVSHIRLWCLQLVFVSTPTLLVAMYVAYRNHRDKRKLLQSPGRAGFLSAKGQDEELETLKKRRLPIAGALWWTYACSLVFRLLFEAGFMYALYVVYDGFQMPRLVQCDQWPCPNLVDCFISRPTEKTIFTVFMATTSSICMVLNMAELVYLVIKAVTRGLCDQKERKLGSREKMRIRTNQKSLVST encoded by the exons ATGTCTTGGCCTGCTCTGTACACTCAGTTGGTCGGGGCGAACCGTCATGCCACCAGCCTGGGTAAAATCTGGCTCTCTGTGCTTTTTATTTTCCGGGTCATGGTGCTGGTTGTTGCCGCGGAGAGCGTCTGGGGGGACGAGCAGTCTGACTTCACCTGTAACACATTGCAG CCTGGCTGTGAAAACGTCTGCTATGATCAGTTCTTTCCTGTGTCCCACATCCGTCTCTGGTGTCTTCAGCTTGTCTTTGTCTCCACGCCAACACTCCTGGTTGCCATGTATGTGGCCTATCGTAACCACAGAGATAAGAGGAAGCTCCTTCAG AGTCCTGGTAGAGCTGGGTTTCTCAGCGCAAAGGGCCAAGATGAGGAGTTGGAGACTCTGAAAAAGCGGAGGCTCCCAATAGCtggtgccctctggtggacataTGCCTGCAGCCTGGTGTTCAGGCTGCTGTTTGAAGCAGGATTCAT GTATGCTCTGTATGTGGTGTACGATGGTTTCCAGATGCCACGGTTGGTGCAATGTGATCAATGGCCATGTCCTAACCTGGTAGACTGCTTCATCTCACGTCCAACTGAGAAAACCATCTTCACTGTTTTCATGGCCACTACCTCATCTATCTGCATGGTCCTTAACATGGCTGAACTTGTATATCTTGTCATCAAGGCTGTCACTAG gGGTCTCTGTGATCAGAAGGAGAGGAAATTAGGCAGCAGAGAGAAGATGCGGATCAGGACTAACCAGAAGTCACTTGTTTCAACCTGA